The Panthera tigris isolate Pti1 chromosome A1, P.tigris_Pti1_mat1.1, whole genome shotgun sequence region tctctctctctctctcaaaaaaaaaaaaaaaacttaaaaaaaaaggaagaagtcaagcaGTCAGAGTTCTGGCAGGAATCAGAATTCCATCACCTGAAAGGACTTTAATGAAGAGACCATTTATGGGAAAGTGGACAAGTAAAGAGAAGCAGTAGGGGATGGTGAAGCACCCAGGacaagaaaggcagaaaacattGCCACCCCAAATGCTGaagggacaaaaggaagaaactgTTAAGACTCCTGAGCCCAGCACAAGTGGGAGCCCTGGAGGAGTGGCCACCTCTCCAGAGGTGTAATCATCGAGGGACACAGGCCTGCCAACACCTCATCTGTGGCAGGTTGACAGAAGGATATGCCCTGCCCTTTTTCCCCTCCTACCCACTAATCTTCTGTCACTGGCTCACTGTCAGCACTCCCATTGGCTGAACCTAGTTGAAACAAGAATGATGTGGCCCATCGGGGTCAGCCTGCTTGGGCTCAGAGTGGGGCCGACGAAGGCAAAGGATGGGTTTGGTTGGCACAAAGTGAGGCAGGCAACAGACAGTAAACAGGACTACTGGGATATCAAACTCCATGCAAATATAATCTTGTGAAAAGCAATACATGTATTTATACGTAGGGGAAGACTGAACTAGAAATTTCATGTAACAACTTCATGATAGTAAAagagtaagaaatattttttgttatagtGTTTCgtatatttttcaaatcaaaaaAATTGGCTGcataatactttaaaatgtatcttaGAAACAAATAAAGACTAATTGGATGATGTGATTATtttagtattcatttttaaaggaaaagtttctCTCAGTGGCTCCTCGTGGTAAGATTTTTACTTCCCGAATTTTCCCAGAAGTAGGACCTCATCTAGAGTAAGGTTAAGGCCAAATGAGAGgggttttttgttggttggttggttggttggttgttttctcAAAGCACTAGTTGGTTTTCACACCATCCTGCCAAACATTGGGAAAGAATAATCTAATGTGGGACAAATGGTATCCCAGCTCTAATCATATTAGTAGATGTAATCCCAATAACTACGATTCTTTGTAACGTAGCAGAGCTGGTCCGTGATAGTCACTTTGTCAAACAAAATTTCTTAGAGTTAGATGCACAAACCTCGGTGGATAAACATTAACATACAGCTTCATAATTATTTCAGTTTAATTATATTGTAAACAAATGTCTCTGATcacatttgttttcaaaactaCTTTTAGaactgtttgatttctttttctattgctcTGTATCTCTCCTGTTTTCACCAGAACTACACGCCATGCACCATGGAGTAGCACAGGGGTGCTGTCAGTGGCCTGAGTCTGCCCTGGCTCTTTCCACACCCAGCCTCTTCTATTCCCAGAGCCGTGCACAGACTCCCCAGCAGCACACGGTGGGTGCAGGGTAAAGGCGGCTACTTCCTCCCGAGAAATATTTAGCATGTACAGAATGAGATAGCAAATGTTTGGAATGACCCAGAGACCAGCTGTTGATGGCAGTACTCCTACTAAAGCAAATCCTGAACCTCCAACGTCTCAGCCCTTCCCTTCAGCTGAAGCAGCACTCGGCAGTGCACTGTAGAAACTTAGCCCCCTGTGTGAGCCCAGGCCTGGGAACCTCCCCGACCTGCCAGGCTATTTAAAGCCGAGGATTATGCAGAGAGAGCAGATGCAGTACATTTTGCCATCTTCTGAAATCTAAACTTTTAAACAGCATCAAAGAACACAGATTAAAACTCTTTAATTCAGTAACTGTACTTTTAAAAGTGGTTTCTCATTACGAACTTATAAGGGTAGGAGTCAACACATATCTTTGTACAATCGCATAAATATCCACAGAACATATGCTGTTgtcaaaaatacattcaaataggATTcagttcatctttttaaaaatggggtacATAtttagagctttttaaaaataaaattcatatctGAACATTCCAATATTATGTTTAAGGCAGTGACAGCTGTAGTGaatcataaatatatttcagatCCAATTTCGAAGTACTGTATTTTAACCTTCACACTCTATATTTACAAAGTTCCACTTCAATTAAAATTCACGGAAAAGAAGAGCTTGTCAAGTGAAGGGAATCACAGCTTTTTTTAGCAATATAAAGAGTCTTCATAAAATGGATAAGATATCAGTATGGTTCTTTTGCCATCAATTATTACAAAAGCAGATTCTGTGGCATTGTTGGAGTAACAAGGAAATAATTCTGAGTCTTCACTAGTCTGAAACCCACCTGCTAAACTGTCACTGTTTCGGGTGTAAGAATAGCATCGCTTTGAACGGTAGGAACATTTAACAATTTTCCTCTCTGAGggagaacaacaaaaacaacctcaACATACCAGGAACTATGTCTCtacttttaatcttcacaaaaaccaTTTCAAATGTGGTTAATACAAACATTCCCTGTGGTACCATTGGCTGAACTCTAATCTTCCTGGAGCCGTGAGAACAGGAATTGATGTCAATTAGTCCCAACTGGATCCTTTACTTCCACCACCAGAATTCCATCGTGACAGAGGATGGCAGACAAATCTTTGGTCTCAATGCCATCTGGCAGCTTATACTGACGGGTGAAGCTTCTTGAGATAAAACCATGCTCATCCATTCTGGTTCCGTGCTGAGCCTTGATCAGCAGCCAGCCTTCGAAGGTCTGAATGATGATATCCTCGGGGAGGAACTGGACCACGTCCAGCAGGATCTGGAAGCGGGACTTGCCTTCTTGGGTCGGCATCTCCACCATTGAGTCCACCCGAGGAGCCTGGGCCGCCCTGGCTTTGCTCACGTCCACCGTGGTTGGCCCCGGCAGCGCGTATAAAGCATGATCCAGCCTGCAGTCTTCCAAACCTCGAGCTTCAAACTCCTCCTCGTAGCGCACCGGAGTCTCTATGAGGTGCCTCAAGATGATTTTTGCCATGGTCGGAGTCAAAGCCAGCATTGAACCGCTTCGCTTCGGTCTATGTGCCGTCAGGAGCAAACCCTCGCAGTTGCCTACTGACTGGATTATCAGTCGCAACGGCTCTTCGCTTGGAACCCTGCGCAGACGCAACTACTTAATTAGGCCTGCATCCTACCGCCGCACACCCACTCTTGTCTTTTCACACGCGCTGACAATGAACGGCTATTTATAGGGTATGGTTCAAAGTTGCATTTAGCACACGGCCGGCTGAAGCTGCCCAGGCAAGGATCGCGCTTACACTCTCAGCTATCCTTGGCAAATGTGTCTGCTTTGCTTACCTCAAGAGAAAAGGGGAATTAGAATCAGAAATAGCATTTACAGAATTTCTGAGTGTCTGTCCTTGTGAACTGCAGTGATCTAAGGGACTGTGACTTCTTACCATAGTCCAGAGATGTGTACTCATAATATGAGCTAAGACTTCTGTCTCCCTTGTCTCCAAGTGCAAAGCTGGGAGGGATGGATGTAGCTATAGTTGACTAGGAATTAAGATACACAGACACATATTCAAATTTCAGACATTCACCAAACTCTCAGCCCTCTGTcctacacattttctttcctttcatctttttcatcACTTGTCCTGAAGGGACATCTGAGCCAAGTCATCTGGGTTTATTATATTTGACTCATCAAAAATGAGATCAGTCGACTAAGTTAGATAATGATGTCAAACCTCAGATGGGGGTTGAGTGGGGCATAGAATGAGGAACTTagtaatgaaaataaagccaCAGGGGAGAGGAAAATGTTAAAGCGTTGAACTACTTGATAGTTAGGCCCAGAAAGCTGAGGATGAATCTAGTTGTAGCTCTGCTATTAAAGTGGCAAAAATAAATGACCCATAATTTCTTAACTATCACACCCTTTATATTCAACTTATattgaaaaagaatgaggcaACTTTTTACCCACTGCTGGAGAAGGATCTCCAAAATGTGCTAAGTAAAAACGGCATATGATATGCTACTATttatggggttttgtttttgtttttgttttttgtataagTAGGTATTTgcttatataaatagaatctctCTAAAAGATATGTGGCTGAAGCCGGGCTACCGCATGCAATGGTGACAGTGATtgggaggaaggggctggagggagatTGGCTTTTCACTATGAACACATTTGTGCTTTTTATTCTAACAGTGTGTTTAACGTACAAATGCACAAGAAGgcttaaaatatagaaaacttcCACTCCACGGAGGTTAGTATTTTCTAGATCAGGTAGACTCAGGAATAACTTTCCTTAAAAATCATATCCATTTTctgggggcctgagtggctcagtcagttaaatgtccgatttcggctcaggtcatgatctcatggcttgtgggttcgagctccgtgctgacagctcggagcctggagcctgcctcggagtctatgtctccctctctctctgccccttccccgctcacactctgtctctttgtctttttgtctctgtctctgtctctctctctctcgaaaataaacaacgTTAAAATAAATCACATCCATTTTCttagaatgaaagaaagatgtttaaaaaatgaaacttcagAAAACAGGAGGGAATGATCTCCCTTAGCTCCTTTTTATTACTCTGAAAACCTCCACAGACATTTTGGTGGGTACTTAAGAACATGCCCTAATAATGCTGTGCAAACTCAGCTTTTTTCACCTGCACTTTACAGGTTGGTGGCCCTGGAGGGAAAAATGTACTCTTTTAGATATGTCAACATCCTCTGACTCATAAAATATGGAGAGGTGTTTTCATCAGTGCTGCTCTGAGAGGTAAGAATTGAGTTCATTGCCCGTGGCAGGAAATAGACAAGATAATAAGGATTTGGCTTTAAAGTACTAGACATAGTCATGGCAAAATTGagaaaaaggtacagagatttttcaTATAATCCCTGCCCGCATacgtgcacagcctcccccattgtcagcatcccccaccagagaggtacatttgttacaactggtgAATCCACATTGACACATCAggatcacccaaagtccacagtggACATTAGGGTTTGCTCTTGGTGTGGTACATTCTATgcatttagaaaaatgtgtaatggcatgtatccactttatggtatcatacagagtagcttcaactgccctaaaaatcttctgtgctctacctgttcatccctccctcccccaaccttgCTCTAAAAAACTgctgtaaaaaaagaaagcctatttaaaaaattaaaactgaacatCTTAAAACTAAAACTGcctaaaaaataaactcttaaaagaatTCTGTTAGGGTGGTCAGAGGAAAATGTATCCAATTAATCTTACAGTTTCTTGCCTCCAGGGACCTCTAAAATAGGCAAGGAGGACCGGATGTGAGTGGTATTTCCACGTGGGATTGTGTGAGTTGCCTGGGTTAGGCATGAGCATCTGATGCGACATCCAAGACTTCTCCCAGCATTTTCCAAAAACTGCCCTTTGACCCTGCCCACCCCAGaactgcccccctcctcctcatcAACTACCTTGGCCCTTTCTCCCTCTGGAGAATCTACCAGGCTTCCAAACTGGTCTTTCTGCCCCAACTCTTGCCCTACTGTCTCTCAGccatgggtttttttgtttttgttttttctataaatacagtCTAGtactattttctcttccttgtgattttcctaataacattttcttttctctagcttactttattgtacgAACACAGTATAATAGATacaacatgcaaaatatgtgttaatcggcGGTTTATGTTAtgggtaaggcttccagtcaacagaaggctatttgtagttaagttttgggggagtcaaaagttatacttggattttcaactgtgcaggttATTGGCACCCCTAACCCCCAGCTATTCAAGGCTCAGCAGTACTTGGTCCCTGCTGACCTCCTCCTCACCTCTCTCCCTTGATCCTATGATTCGCCCACACTGTCTGTCCTTGAATACTACAGTTTGTTTCTTCCTCAGGCTTGTTGTGCTGGAGTCCCTTTTTCTTTGAAAGTTCCACTCTCAGAATGCCTCAAGGTTGCCCTTTTTGTACCATTCAGGCTTCAGgtcaaatgtcatctcttcagACAGGCCTTTCCTGACCATCCAGTAGGATCTTCCATCTATCACTCCATTACAGTACTCTACTTTTATCTTCATCACCATTACCGGTATGTAAAGCCATCCTACTCATGAATTTATATTCCAGTTGGGGAAGGCAGACAATGGCAGTTTGAGGTCAGAAACATAGAgttcatggagcacctgggtggctcagtcagttaagtgtctgacttcggctcaggtcatgatctcatggtttgtgagttggagccctgtgtcacaCATCAgactgttctgacagctcagagactggagcctgctttggattctgcatctccctatctctctctctctcttcctctctctctctttctgcccctccccaacttgcactctgtctctctctctctctctctctctctcactctcaaaaataaataaacttaaaaaaaaaaaaagaaaagaaacttaggGTTCGCTACTCTATCCCCAGCACCTAAGACAGTGCCTGGAAAACTATAGGGAAAAAAACGTCAAACTGCTACAGACTTTGTACTTCTTATTTCAGTTGGCCCTTGATGCCACTGGGCCATCCTTCTGTGTACTTCGACCAGCTTCTCCTATTTCTCCAAAGTGGATACTGCAAATGTCTTCCACTCCTCAGGCTTTCCCTTGGGTCCTGGTCTCACTCTCCCAGATGAAATGACTTCCCCTGAGGCCCTTCTACATTGATACCCAGACATGTCAGAAAGACAGGAGCCTCTTTGCCTTGCTTATGATTcccttgtcccctccccccccctctggGCTTTCATCCAGCCAGTTACCCCTTCCTGGGTATTCTCCAGTCTCTCAGAATCCATGCTCCATCAGCCTGAAATCAAGTGTGCCCCATCCTTTTAAAACAAGACCTCCTAGACCTTCTGTCACCTTTGAGCTGGTTATTCTCATCCCCTCACAGCCCATGTCCTTGGATTTGTGGTCTGTATTCAGTTGTCACCCTCCACACTGCTGCAGAGTGACTTTTGCCCTACCACCGACTCTGCCCTTGGTTAGGTCGGTCAGCCTCATTGCTAAGTCTGTACTTCAACTTTACCTTCCTTCACCTATTCAGCATTTGACATAAGCTTCTCATCAGGAAAGAGcgcactgttgttgtttttttttcttaccccttTCAAGAGGACCAGCAGAGTTTTATTCAATTCCATGCATTCTCTATGGGGGCAGTGTCACCCACAAGGGGACAAAAATTGGTCCTTATAGAGAAAAAATTGCATATAATTTAACATTATGTAAAATTTTAGCCATTAGATAATGGTTCCTGGCCCTCCAAAGGCCCACAGTACACAAACAGACACATGGTGTATCTATGATATTAAATTTTCATGGGGGAGAAGAACGAGAATtagatgaaaaatgttttaaaataccctGAGGTGGGGGGTGCTGCAATAATAAAACAGGTGGGAAAGAGTGCCATAGTCAGCTTCATGAATTGCTCATCCAGACCCCCATGCATAGGGGCTCATTTGAGGAGTCCAGTAACAGCTAGGCTTGGAGTCTAAGAAGGTTCCCTAGAAAGAGCGGTCTCTCAGCCTGGATGAGAGGGATGATGGAGTGGGGCAGATGAAGCTTTGGGCAGGGAAGGTAAGGGGGGAGTTGGAGTGTTCCCTGCAACAGAATGGCATGTTAAAGGACCTGGAGCCAGAATTCTGTGATTGCAGGACACAAAGGACTCTGTGTGGCTTCAGTACAGAATCCAGGGGACAAAGTGGGAAcatgaggctggagaggtgagCATGGAAAGCCTGGTGTGTCATTTTTGTTGggacaaaataacattttcaaagctGCTTGAATTTTTACCAGTTGCTCTAGGAGTGAACCAGAATTCTGGGGGTGCtttcttcaagttttttatttaaagtctagttagttaacagacagtgttatattggcttcaggagtagaacttagtgattcctcacttacagacaacacccagtgctcatcctgacaagtgccctccttagtgcccatcacccatctagcccatcccccatctagcccatcccccacccacctccctacATCATCCCTGTGTATTCTCTATTATAAGAGTTTCTtattgtttgtttccctctctttttttccccttcccacaagttcatcttttttgtttcttaaattccacatatgaatgaaatcatatatttgtctttctctgcctgacttatttcacttgcataatacactctagctccatccgtatcattgcatatggcaagattgcattccttttgatgactgagtaatattccattgtgtgtgtgtgtgtgtgtgtgtgtgtgtgtgtatacatctttatccattcatcagttgatggacatttgggctctttccatagtttggctataaacactgttttttgtctctttaaaatcaaaagtcctgctgaagatttttgttttgttttgttttacttccaAATTAAAGTTTAAGTTCTATTCTAGAATATAGGAGTTACCTTCATTAAGAAGTgccttttttactcttttttttttttttttttttgccttttttacttCCTACTTTTCTGACTGGACCCACAATAAGAAATATAGTTAGCACTTCCACCCAATGAACATGCATATGCacgtactggcacaaaacagttAGCTTTACTACATGTGATCCAGTCTGATGGTCTCTATTCAATTCTATTTAGCTTAACAGTGAGTCTTGCAACTCACTAAGTGGATTTCAGTACCCCCAATTGGTCATAAACCACAATTTGGAAAACACTTAACTTTTTATGTTATTAAGCAAGGTGGTTTACCATCTTTGTGGGATGAATTACTTCTCTGCAGAGAGACTGTGATGGTCTGAACTGGTTTTTCTCCCACAGCGGTGGTGAGACATTGAGGAGGTAGGGAAGTGAGAAGTAAGGCAAGGTCAAACAGCATGGTTCATGTCAAAGGATGAAGAGGTTAAGGAAGATAAGAATGGAAGCATAGATTTAGGAGCAAGGGTGTCTCTGACGTAACTAAGGGGAGAGTCAGAGGCAAGGTAGGGGCAGAAGTGAAAGTCCAGTGGGTCGGGGAGTGAATATTGCATACAGACTACAATTTCAAGGAACCAGGTGGGAGGTATTGGAAATAATTTCCTTGAGGCTGACATAAGCTCTGAAAGGCTTGTTTTGTTTCAATAATATGCTTTTAAGAAAATTGACCAATAGTCTGCTGGAAAGGAGAGAGCTGGTTGGCAAGGGTTTCTGAGGGGGCATGGCTGATAGAGCTGAGAACTGGATGGCTAATATCGTGtcttaaacatttcttttgaagAATTCATGAATAAGGTTTTGTTCCACACTGGAGCCTGCTATCAACTAGGCTTTGAGGGAATTAAGAAAAGGGGCTGTATGCATGCTTTGGGTAAACCAGAGCCAAGGACCTCTGCTGCCTGGAGAAGCAGTCATGAGATGACAACAGACTGTAGCAGCAGTCTGgaaggagataaagggatggacACATTGGAACGTGCACCCAGGATGTTTGAAGGGATATTTGACTGGACCTCTTTACAATCTTGTAGGCTGGAGTCAGCTCTGCAGTGTTAGCTTTGGAGCCAAACTCCCATTAGGGAGCATATACTTTATATAGGAGCCATAAGAAGCACTATTACATTTTAACAGGGTTTGAGAGGCCAGAGAAGGCAGTCTTCCTAAGACACAGCTTAGATGGTATCATCCTTCCTCTGATCAAGTACTTGCAGTGGTTTAAAGCTCTCTTATGGGAAAACTGTTGCAGTCATACAATCTGATCTTGACAATTCTGTCTAAAGCTACATTATAGGATTTCCTTCATCATATATTCCTAACTCTTTGGTCTGGGATTCAAGGCCCCCACCAATAGGACCAAAAAGATAGGTGGGGAGGGTTGCTCTGGATGATCCCTATCCTCTAGACTAACTGCTCTGTTGTCCTCCAACCACTCctgctttttcccccctcatgctatttctttcatttgggatgctttaataatataataatgggATGCTGAATCATGGCCCTCCAAAAGATGTCCacgtcctaatccctggaatttgTAAATACTCCCTTACTTGGTGAAGacattgcagatgtgattaaattaagggtgTTGACATGCCCCAAATGCCACCATaggtgtctttataagagaaaggcagagggagattccatacacacatacacagaagagaaagctgagCACAAAGAacatggagcagagagagattgCAGATGCTGGTCTTATTAAGATTTGAGTGATGTGGCCGCAAGCCAAGGAATCCCAGCAGCCACTAGACACTGGAAGAGGTGAGGAATGGATTCTCCTCAGGAGCATCCAGAGGGAGTCAGCCCTGCTGTTGGACCATTGGTCTCCAGCACTGGGAGAGGATAAACACCTGTAGGTAAGCTGCACAGtttttggtcatttgttacaACAGTCACAGGAAACTATACGGATGTCCTCATCCTCAGCTTACTGCTGATGCTCTGATGTCCTTCCTTTAAGGCGCACCACTCCCTCTTCCTGTTGACTGCCCACATAATTTCAGCAGAAAATAATCGTCCTGCACTTGCTGGGTTTGAGGTTCAACCTGCACCTTTGTTATAAACTCCTGTGTCTAATTTTACACATTATGAAGCTAGGTACTATGCTAAGAATCATGGGACATAGAGCAGGTGTTCAAGAGCTAGTGAATGAGAAATGCTTTGAAAGATTCTACTCATTCATTTGGTTTCTATGTGCTCATGACCCTTCAGGTCCACAAGTCTGAAGACACAGCTTATGGTTCCTGATGGGAGTTATCATCCTGAAATCAGGTTTATCTGGCAGTGCTCAGGAATGGACATGCTAGGGGAAGAAGTGCAGATTCAGAATGAACCCCAACTATGTTTACCCTGCCTTCCCCGAGTCCTTCTTGCTGGATTCACCAATGTACCCACTGTCAGGCTCATCACTGCTTCTGTTCCTGAATCCACTGTAGCCAAGGCAAATGACTTACCAATAGCCTCAGTTCACTGTTGCAGTGAAGCCAACCTTCCCAGACCCTGGGGCATAACTACACAACTGGGTATTGGCCTGCCCTCTTGAGTCTCCAGCCAAATTCCAAATCAGAGCCCTTCTTACTCTGGGAGTTAGCCCAATGTGTAAGGCTGAACATTGGCCAAGATTCTCTCCTCACTTTGATTTCTCCCCTGCCAACTTCCACAGCCCTTCTTAGGGCCTGGACCCCGTCCTGAATCTTAACCCATGGCTAGGGCTAGGGTACCTCTCTGGAGCCCACCTGTTCTTTCTGTAGGCATGGATCCTAGTTTCTGTGCTCTCCGCCTGCTAGCCAGGCTCCTGCCAGACTGTCTGTCTTCTGAGTTCAGACACCACCTGGGATCATTGCCTGCCATGGAATGATGGTCTGTAACCATTGCCCAAGTGGCTGTGCCCTTGGACATAGTGGAGCCTGCAGAGTAGCCAGTGAGAACAGCCAGGTAGCCTAGCCACCCCACCTCATCCTCCTTTTCTGGACATTGATTTTATGAGCACCAGGAGATTCTAAGCACCATTGATTTTCTGAGCACCATTGATCTTGAACCATGTGTCTGTTCACTTGGGCCCATCTAATCTCTAACAAATCTACTACTTCATGGTGGTTAAGAACATGGAATAGGGGGGAATCCTTTGGCGTGTTACTTCACCTGAGTATATTGCAATTTCTTCGTCTCTGCAATGGGGGTGTAGTGACAAAACATACCTCCCAAGGATGTTGGGAAGATTGGATTTGATTCTGGCCATAAAACACTTTCTCCataaggcattgtgctaagtgatcaataaatacaAGTGTTTGCAGTTGCCTCTCTAGATCACAAGGCTGGAAACTTGAAAagttatctgttttgtatcaaaAGCTTCAATCTTTTTTCTCTGCTAATCTTTAGAATCCTCATGAAAAAGCatataaatctaatttttttgAGCAATACAGTTTACTGAAACCAAATGgtatttaagtgaaataaagtataaaatagtgGACACAGAAGAATGCTTTTGACTGTCATTGAGTGTTTGGTACAAGATTTTTACCTCCAAAATAGGACATCTACAAGCATCTGTCTTTGGCCCGCATTAGCACTCCCATTTGAAGAGATGTTTTCTAAGATATCAGAAGCTCCTTTCAGTTgctaggcaagaaaaaaaaagcaaagcatgaCATATTAGCTTCAGACTTGAAATAAGCAGAGATCTTCTCAGGATCTGTACTGAGCTGTAAAACTAAATCCAGATGTGATGTGACCTGGTGGTCGGAAAGTGAAGCCAAGAGGGGTTGCATATTTTTATGTGATAACTGCCCTCTGGTGGGAAAGACTAGAATTACACTGATAAGAGAAAACTATCTGAAATTCTAAACAAGCAATTCTTATTCATCTTGCCTTTTGACTTCATATTCCAAATAAAAGTCCTCATACACTAAACCCGTTTTACTCTTTGGTCTAACCTTTGAAGGTTTTAGTTCATTCTTATTGGGAGGGGGGAGCAAGATGAAGATTGggaaattttttaagaataaatgtttaACCCTTGCTTTCTGATTGAAAACTGCCAAGCGTGAACTGTGCTGATTCTACATAAATATACCTAAAGAGGCATAATAGTAGTGTGATTAAAGGAACAGTTTTTAGGAACATAAAGACCTATATTGATTCCTCACTCCATTTGCTCCAGGGCAAGTCAGAACCTTTCTAAGGCTTAATTTCTTCTATgccaggaaaaagggaaaaatacatataCCTCCtaaggttgttttgaggattagaaG contains the following coding sequences:
- the HSPB3 gene encoding heat shock protein beta-3 — translated: MLALTPTMAKIILRHLIETPVRYEEEFEARGLEDCRLDHALYALPGPTTVDVSKARAAQAPRVDSMVEMPTQEGKSRFQILLDVVQFLPEDIIIQTFEGWLLIKAQHGTRMDEHGFISRSFTRQYKLPDGIETKDLSAILCHDGILVVEVKDPVGTN